The Thermococcus sp. genome includes a region encoding these proteins:
- a CDS encoding alpha-mannosidase gives MGLSEIERKAFDLMASSIVRYKPLDIWEFEGAKITLPFQQKAFPGDLFLFSREINVPNDDLKWFLKVSMEGNALVRLDGRAYGTIDDVHTYIPIRPGKHRLELTVSPLTMFGYHKWRIKIDYAMLIGIMWEPYVLAQRLLDLVSFIEVLEENDLREALIKELSDILIGVKSVPNIKQITLLRMLLYDGGLGIKELKIGRFDTRDVRPDYMFLSAVYGTGIMQGIFDDIPNQSREKYIEEINEILQKLEKALAKLRRAFPKIGKAYAFAHSHIDAAWLWPYNETKQKILRTFSTMERLMRRYGITYIQSSAQYYRWLEEMDKELFEKVKRYVEEEKWILAGGMWVESDVQLIDGESLVRQFLYGQRYFLEKFGRISKIGWLPDTFGFSASLPQIMKKSGIEMFATYKLLWNERNEFPYHAFIWRGIDGTEIPVHIMMSYKSSMTTKSLYKQWKRYKNKYEVPFLLYAYGYGDGGGGVTWEMVEMMKYMNKVPYIPKITKGQEKEYISELKSCTEKMPVWEGELYVEVHRGTYTTNLRMKKLMATAESTLRSAEIWSSIAEMLGLLEYPKEKLEEMWKRVLLHQFHDVLPGSSIREVYEEATKDLEKIIQEGKRIIESSLLTIAENSGCSLVFNDLPWERREVIEVNGEHYLVEASPMGWKPFRPISSENGVTVKNNGDTIILENEYLKAVINEDGELVSLYDKENKREALRGPSNVIMAHVDTPGMWDAWDVNEDFLIQGEKLKTREKAKIIYKSPLIAVVKVVKEYRNSLVTQLIKLRKESKLLEFETEVDWNDKEVLLKAWFNFNTHNWSSFYDIPYGVIERPAVRNTPWEQTKFEVPALRWADVCDGEYGVAIICTSRHGYSNWDSKIGLSLLKSPIYPNPWSDIGKGQFTYYLYPHKGDWFDGEVYKRALEVWSKLRVVKTKKDRCSGEFSFMKTDAVVGALKKAEDNNGYILRLYNPSGEEIEVTLPKEGTELDMIEVNSIGKTGKKIRLKPFEIKTIRIS, from the coding sequence ATGGGACTCTCAGAGATTGAGAGAAAAGCATTTGATTTAATGGCAAGTTCCATCGTAAGATACAAGCCCCTGGATATATGGGAATTCGAGGGAGCCAAGATCACATTGCCTTTTCAACAGAAGGCATTTCCCGGAGATCTTTTTCTGTTTTCCAGGGAAATCAACGTTCCCAATGATGACCTTAAATGGTTTTTGAAAGTCTCGATGGAAGGAAACGCTCTGGTAAGACTTGATGGAAGGGCTTATGGGACTATCGATGACGTCCACACGTACATCCCAATACGTCCCGGAAAACATAGGCTCGAACTTACGGTTTCACCGCTAACAATGTTCGGTTATCACAAGTGGAGAATTAAAATTGACTACGCAATGCTCATTGGGATTATGTGGGAACCTTACGTTCTAGCCCAGAGATTACTGGATTTGGTCAGTTTTATTGAGGTGCTGGAAGAAAATGACCTTAGGGAGGCCCTTATAAAAGAACTCTCCGATATTCTCATAGGAGTTAAAAGTGTTCCCAACATAAAACAGATCACCCTTCTTAGAATGCTTCTGTACGATGGCGGTTTAGGGATTAAAGAGCTCAAAATAGGTAGATTCGACACGAGAGACGTTAGACCCGACTACATGTTTCTTTCGGCAGTTTATGGAACGGGGATCATGCAGGGAATATTCGATGATATTCCAAACCAAAGCAGAGAAAAGTACATAGAAGAAATTAATGAAATCCTCCAAAAGTTAGAAAAGGCCCTGGCGAAGCTGAGAAGGGCATTTCCAAAGATAGGTAAAGCCTACGCTTTTGCTCATTCTCATATCGATGCAGCATGGCTCTGGCCATACAATGAGACAAAACAGAAAATCCTGAGGACTTTCTCAACAATGGAGAGGCTAATGAGAAGATATGGGATTACGTACATTCAGAGTTCAGCACAATATTATAGATGGCTCGAGGAAATGGACAAGGAGCTCTTTGAAAAGGTTAAACGGTACGTAGAGGAGGAAAAATGGATACTGGCCGGAGGAATGTGGGTAGAGAGTGACGTTCAGCTAATAGATGGAGAATCTCTCGTTAGGCAGTTTCTCTACGGCCAAAGATACTTCCTTGAAAAATTTGGTAGGATTTCTAAGATAGGTTGGCTTCCAGATACCTTTGGTTTTTCAGCCTCATTGCCACAGATAATGAAAAAGAGCGGAATCGAGATGTTCGCAACGTATAAACTCCTCTGGAATGAGAGGAATGAATTCCCATATCACGCATTTATATGGAGGGGAATTGACGGAACAGAGATTCCCGTTCACATTATGATGAGTTACAAATCTTCAATGACCACCAAGAGCTTGTATAAACAGTGGAAAAGATACAAAAACAAATATGAGGTCCCGTTTCTACTCTATGCCTATGGATATGGTGACGGTGGGGGAGGAGTTACCTGGGAAATGGTTGAAATGATGAAATACATGAACAAAGTTCCATATATTCCAAAAATAACAAAGGGCCAAGAAAAAGAGTACATTTCAGAGCTTAAATCATGCACAGAAAAGATGCCAGTATGGGAAGGTGAACTCTATGTCGAGGTGCATAGGGGAACATACACAACAAACCTCCGGATGAAAAAATTAATGGCAACCGCCGAGTCAACTCTTAGAAGTGCAGAAATTTGGAGTTCAATCGCCGAGATGCTGGGATTACTTGAATACCCAAAAGAGAAGCTTGAGGAAATGTGGAAGAGGGTCTTATTGCATCAATTCCACGATGTCCTTCCGGGTTCTTCAATAAGGGAGGTCTATGAAGAAGCTACCAAAGATCTGGAAAAGATAATTCAAGAAGGGAAAAGAATAATAGAAAGTTCACTACTAACGATTGCTGAAAACAGCGGTTGTTCTCTGGTCTTTAACGATCTTCCATGGGAAAGACGAGAAGTTATTGAAGTTAATGGGGAACATTATCTTGTGGAAGCTTCGCCGATGGGATGGAAACCCTTTAGACCTATTTCTTCAGAAAATGGGGTCACAGTCAAGAATAATGGCGATACAATAATCCTTGAGAACGAATATTTAAAAGCTGTGATTAACGAAGACGGAGAGCTAGTATCACTATACGACAAAGAAAACAAAAGAGAAGCCCTAAGAGGTCCAAGCAATGTCATCATGGCCCACGTGGACACACCCGGAATGTGGGACGCATGGGATGTTAATGAAGACTTTCTGATTCAGGGAGAGAAACTAAAAACAAGAGAAAAAGCAAAGATAATCTATAAGAGCCCTCTTATTGCAGTAGTAAAAGTTGTCAAAGAATACAGAAATTCATTGGTAACTCAGCTAATAAAGCTTCGCAAGGAATCAAAACTCCTCGAATTCGAGACAGAAGTTGATTGGAACGACAAAGAGGTTCTACTTAAAGCATGGTTCAACTTCAACACTCACAACTGGAGCTCTTTTTACGACATCCCCTACGGAGTGATAGAAAGGCCTGCCGTGAGAAACACACCATGGGAACAAACAAAATTCGAAGTTCCTGCATTAAGATGGGCTGACGTGTGCGATGGGGAATATGGAGTTGCAATCATATGTACCTCTCGCCACGGATATTCAAACTGGGATTCAAAGATTGGACTGAGTCTACTGAAATCCCCTATTTATCCCAACCCTTGGAGTGACATAGGAAAGGGGCAATTTACCTATTACCTCTATCCACATAAAGGAGACTGGTTTGATGGAGAAGTGTACAAGAGGGCTTTAGAAGTATGGTCTAAGCTGAGAGTCGTCAAAACGAAGAAAGACCGTTGTTCTGGGGAGTTCAGTTTCATGAAAACCGACGCAGTTGTAGGGGCACTGAAAAAAGCTGAAGACAACAATGGATACATTTTGAGACTCTATAATCCATCGGGAGAAGAAATTGAGGTAACTCTACCAAAAGAGGGAACTGAGCTCGACATGATTGAGGTAAACAGTATTGGGAAAACAGGGAAGAAAATTAGACTGAAGCCCTTTGAAATAAAGACGATCAGAATCTCTTAG
- a CDS encoding type II toxin-antitoxin system VapC family toxin, which yields MGGKVQVIDTAIFIQGVDVEGVTTPKVVEEVKDPESKLFLEGLISAGKVRVLAPSLKSIEAVKDAARRTGELNELSEADVEVLALAYELKGILLTDDYNLQNIARTLGIEFRTLKRGIKRVIRWNYVCIGCGKHFREMPPEGVCPDCGSPVRLVPKRKSKRAKRF from the coding sequence ATGGGAGGAAAAGTTCAGGTAATAGACACGGCCATCTTTATACAGGGTGTTGATGTTGAAGGCGTAACCACTCCAAAGGTCGTTGAGGAGGTAAAGGACCCGGAATCAAAGCTTTTCCTGGAAGGATTAATCAGCGCGGGCAAGGTTAGGGTTTTAGCCCCATCGCTAAAGAGCATCGAGGCCGTTAAAGACGCCGCGAGAAGAACGGGCGAGCTGAACGAGCTGAGCGAGGCCGATGTTGAGGTTCTCGCGCTGGCCTACGAGCTCAAAGGAATCCTTCTCACCGACGACTACAACCTCCAGAATATAGCCAGAACTCTTGGCATAGAGTTCAGAACACTAAAGCGGGGCATAAAAAGGGTAATCCGCTGGAACTACGTCTGCATAGGGTGTGGAAAGCACTTTAGGGAGATGCCTCCAGAAGGAGTCTGTCCCGACTGCGGAAGCCCTGTTAGGTTAGTTCCAAAAAGAAAATCTAAGAGAGCTAAGAGATTCTGA